In the genome of Candidatus Ornithobacterium hominis, the window TCTGTCTTGATAGTTACACTTGAATTGTTTGCTCCTCTTATTCGAATATCCTCAGGAGCCATACCTGTAGGATCAGTGAAATTAATAGGATTATTAAATGTGTATGCGTAAGGATTCCACTCATAAAACTCTTCCGCCAGTGGGTCTACATTCAGCCATAGACTTACTCTCGGGTCATAGTATCTTGCTCCGTAGTAATATAATCCCGTCTCGCTGTCCAACTCCTTCCCATTAAACAAATACGGCATGGTCTTGCTTGTGCTGTGTTCCTCAAAGAGCACTTCTCCAAAGGCAATATACTCCGTGTGCTGGGTTATTCTTCCCTCTCGGTCTGTAATATACGAAGAACTTCCCAAATGGTCTGGGTGGTAAAAATACAAATTCTTTTCTTTTATTCCATTATCTATGAAGCCATATCCTGCTTTTACGGTCTGCGGAGTGATGGGGTCTCCATATTGCACAGGAGGACCTGGCACATCTCCCGGCTCATTGAACTTCGGTGGCCTTGGCCAGCCTTCGGGCGGTTCTTGGTCTTGGCGGATATTCTGCCATCCAAGGCTCGGGTAAGGCTGTTCTGTCCATTCAGGGCTGGCGTAGATGCCATGCTGTGTCGGCGGACCAGGCGGGATTTTCAGTCCACGAATATAATTGTCCCTTGCCTCCTGCATTTGGGCACTCTGGCGGATATAGTCTATTCCTCCCGCTGAAATCCCCCTGTTTGGATGATGAAAAGTCCCCTCGCCCAGCTTGCTCACTATCCTGCTGCTTCCCTCAAAATAATGCTTGGTGAATCTGCCTTTCTGCACCACAAAATAAGGGTTCACATAGGCGGTATAGTCGTCCATATGGGTGATGACTGCCGATGTCAGCCCGTTGGTCACCACCGTACTGCTCTCCCCGCTGCTTTTTACGGCTCTCTCGCCCGTATGGTCGTAAGTGTAGAGATGCAGTTTTCCATTATCGTTAATGCCTCTCAGCCTGTTTTCCTCGTCCCAAACCATCGAGCGGAAACTCTTGGATTCCTCGTAATAGACAGGGTTGCCGTTGCCGTCATATTGGTAAGTTCGGGCTTTAGGTTTACCCATCTCCATGATTTCACTTGGAGCGTGAGGGTGGGAAGGGTTGTTGTAGCCTCTTTTTTTCTTTGGGCGTGCCCCTCGCCAAGGCTGTTCCTGCTTCATCGGGTCGGGCTGTACGCTGTTACTCCTCGCCGTCAGCCATGCTAAAACCCCACAACTACGGCTGTGGGGTATCCGCTGCCATCCCTCACGCAACCTCCTTTGCATTCCTGTTTTTATGCTTTCAATGAACTTCTATTCTTCTATTTTATTCAATCCATAAGGAGTTGTGAATTTCTAATAATGAAAATAACACTTCTTGAATGTCTATATTATGGTTTTTATATTATTATGTTAGTTCTGTTTATCAGATAGTTATATATTATTTATAATTAAAACAACACTTCTGGAGCATTACCACATTACCGGAATATTACCATGTTATTATATTAACCCAAGTTTCATTCATATGTGTGATTATCTCATCATAATTTTTATTTTTTGGTGATACAATTTCAAAATCTAAAAACCAATCCTCTAAACCATCCACATACTCATAAATATGTAATATATCATTATTTGAAAATCTAATAAAATAAGCTACAGTATCATCTTCTTTTATTTCTTTTATATAAATATTATCCTTTTCTAAATCAGGGTAATCTAACTTTGTCCATTCCGATGTTATTAGTTTTAATTTTTTATTTTTTTTTAACAAAAACTTATAAGAATCAAAATATAAATATTCACTATCTTCTAACTCTAATATGATTCTAAGTCCATAATGCCCTTCTTTCACTAAATAATATATCGCCTTTACTTTTTTCATAAATATAGATTTATCTCTTAATTGATATGCCTTTTGTTGTTACTTTATCATAAATAGTTTGTGAGAATTTTTTTCCATAAAAATAGCCTGTCACTCCTCCAATGAAAGCCCCAATAGGTCCCGTTACTACTTCTCCTACTCCACCTATCCAAACACCTATTCCTGTTCCAATTGCTCCACCTACTTTTGCACCAGCCCATGCACCAGCCCATCCTCCTGCTACTCCAGTTATGGTTCTAGGGTGATATCCGGAAGAATATACTTCATAAGCATCAAGTCCTATTCCTACAAATGTTAATACTTTTCCTGCAACTTTTAATCCATTCAATGTTTTTATTACATTTGAGTTTCCTTGTACAGTTGTTATTGTTCCACTATTTGCAACACCATCCGAAATAGCATAATTATTACCTAATTTATATACGGACGCTCCCGATTCATTCATCCACTGACCAAGCTTATTATATTTTAATCCATCTACTTTTGCTCTTATTTCTGGGCTATTCTTTATTTGCTCTGTTGTATATCCTAATTCTGTTTTTGCTGCTTCATAGAAACTTTTCATTTGTTTATTAGATATTTCAACAGCCTTAGATATATCTATTCCTTCAATACCCAAAGTTATTCCTGTGCTTGTTCGCCCTGTCCCTGTAGCATTTGCTGTTGTTGAGAACCAGTTATAGTTTGAATATTTACCATATTTGGTCGCATTAAATCCATTTTCTATTACCCCTTTAGCATTATTTGTATTAGTATATAATGTAGTAGGAGGGTCTTCACTTGCCATCCCTGTAGGATCTATCAGGTTTGTTGGATTATTATTCGTATATGCATAAGGTGTCATGGTTTTCTCTGCCAGCGGGTCTACATTTAGGAAAATGCTCACTTTCGGGTCGTAGTATCTCGCTCCGTAGTAGTAAAGCCCCGTCTCCGTATCCAGCTCCTTTCCATTAAACAAATATGGCATGGTCTTGCTTGTGCTGTGTTCCTCAAACAACACTTCTCCAAACGCTATGTATTCCGTATGCTGGGTTATTCTTCCCTCTCGGTCTGTAATATACGAAGAACTTCCCAAGTGGTCTGGGTGGTAAAAATACAAATTTTTCTCTATTATTCCATTATCTATGAAGCCATATCCTGCTTTTACGGTCTGGGGAGTAATCGGGTCTCCATACTGCACAGGAGGACCTGGCACATCTCCCGGCTCATTGAACTTCGGTGGCCTTGGCCAGCCTTCTGGCGGTTCTTGGTCTTGGCGGATATTCTGCCATCCAAGGCTCGGGTAAGGCTGTTCTGTCCATTCAGGGCTGGCATAAATGCCGTGCTGTGTCGGCGGACCAGGCGGGACTTTCAGTCCTCTTATGTAGTTATCCCTTGCTTCCTGCATTTGGGCACTCTGGCGGATGTAGTCTATTCCTCCCGCCATGATGCCCGTGTTTTTATGCACAAAAGTCCCCTCGCCCAGCTTGCTCACTATCCTGCTGCTTCCCTCAAAATAATGCTTGGTGAATCTGCCTTTCTGCACCACAAAATAAGGGTTCACATAGGCGGTATAGTCGTCCATATGGGTGATGACGGCCGATGTCAGCCCGTTGGTCACCACCGTACTGCTCTCCCCACTGCTTTTCACAGCTCTTTCTCCCGTATGGTCGTAAGTGTAGAGATGCAGTTTTCCATTATCGTTTATGCCTCTCAGCCTATTTTCCTCGTCCCAGACCATAGCGCGGAAGCTCTTAGATTCCTCGTAATAGAGAGGGTTTCCGTTGCCGTCATACTGGTAAGTTCGGGCTTTAGGTTTGCCCATCTCCATGATTTCACTTGGGGCGTGAGGGTGGGCAGGGTTGTTGTAGCTGTAGTCCAGCGTATAGCCCTTCTGCACCCCTCCAGAGAGGTGGTTTAGTTCTTTCTTTGTGATGGAGTTAAGATTATTATAACTCATTTTCAGCTCATAGCTGGCGCTGGTAAGCTCTCCCGTGTAGTTTCCTTTGGCGAGGGTCAGCCGGTTGAGATTATCATACTGATATTCATAGCTGGAAGCCCCGCCCAGTGCATTGCGGATAATTGGAAGCTGGTTCTCCACCTTGAGGATATTCCCTACCAAATCATACGCATAACGGTTGTTCTGGATAAGGAAACTTCCCACGCCTCCTGCTGGGGTAAGACTTTCGGCCTTGAGCTGTTCAAGGCGTCTCATCACAGGGTCGTAATGGTAACGGGTCTCGGTATCGTTTCCGTAGAGACGGTATACTTTCTGCTCAAACTCATCATAGCCCTGCTGTTTCAGGTAGGTGTAGGCATGCTCCTCACTTGGTGCTGTGCCTTCGGGAGCTTTATAGCCTTTCAGGCTCGTTAAGTTCCCTGCAATATTATACCCAAAGTCCAGTCTTTCCCCATCAGGATAAACCAGCTTTTGGATACGGTTCCAGCTGTCGTATTCATACTGGGTGACATAGGTCTGCACTTCTACGGGCTTTATACGCAGACTTCGGATTTCCTTAGTCACCTCGCCCATATCTCCGTAGAAGTATTCTGTTCCTCCACTGGCATCTTCTACCAGCCAGAGTCTTCCTCTTCTTCCTGCCTGCTCATTCTGTGCTCCATAGTGGTAGCGGACATTGTTTTCAGGATATTTCGGGTATTTTATCTCCTGCAGGCGGTTGTAGTCATAGTGGTAGGTGATATAGCCATCAGGCATTTCTTCGCGTATCTGGCTGGTTTGTCTCTTGATGAGATTTCCTGCCTTGTCATAGACCAGAATAGTCGTTCCTGCATCAGGATGTACTAATTTGGTTCTTCTTCCTAAGAGGTCATACTCGTTCAGGGTTTGGTGTCCCTGTGCATCAGTTACCTTGGTAAGCTCTCCTATGGCACTGTATTCAAAATGGGTCTCTGTGCCGTCAGGCTGCACTTGGGTCAGCACTCTTCCCTGCGCATCGGTATAGGTATGGCTTTGCCTATTGAGCGCATCAGTCTGTGTGGTGTGCAGGGTATTTTCTCCCTTGTGGTGAGTGATTTTATAGGCCGTTTTCACGCTGGAACCATCAGGCAGAATCTGCTCTACCGGCCGGTCTTTCTCATCATAGAGGGTTTTGGTCGGCGGGATGCTGCTGCTTGGTGCGGGCACCAGCTGGCTCTGCACCGATGCCGTGAATGGATAATAGGTCTCTACTACCCTGCCTAAGGCGTCATAGATCTGTTTTCCAGAGATGATGTGTTTTTCTTCATCAGCAAGTCCTCTTCCTTTGAAGATACTTGCGGTCTTTTTCACCTGCACCGCTCTTCCCAGTCCGTCAGCATAGGCATAGGTTTCTATAGCTCGGTTATGTTCAGGGTCGTAGTTTCTGGTCAGTGCATAAGGCAGCTGTCCAGCAGGACGAGACTGATTAAGGTTCGGATATTCATAACGGATGGTGTAGGGTTTTCCAGCTTTGGCTTCTTTAGGTCCTAAGATACTGATGGTTCTTCCCTTAGCATCCAGCGTATAGAGCATACTCTCCCCGTTTCGGTCAGTAGTTTTTACTGGTGCTCCAAAGCGGTAGTCATATTCTATGGTATTTTCATACCCAAAATGATCTTTAATCTTGGTAATATGGCTGTGAGTTTCAGGGTTGTACTGATAGCTGAGCTGTGAGCGTTGTCCTTTCTCATTCTCTGCTCCAGTTACCTGTATCAGGTTGCCGTATTCATCATAAGAAAGCTGTGTCTCTGTATAGATTCCTACTCCAGAGAACTGGCGTATTTTGATGACTTCTGCGGTCTGCGGGTGGATGTCTGCTTCCCGTTTTCTTACCTCTCCATTAGCATCTTTTACGATAATACTTTGGGCAATACCCCCGAAGTAAGGGGTTGCACTTTCATAATAGCGGATATCAGCTTCTATCTTATCAGAAGGTTTTCCTGCTCCATGGTCTATGTACTTGACGATATTTCCTACTCGGTCATAGTGTTTCTCCGTTTTCTTTTCTAGGTAATCGCTCTGCTCATATACTCGTTCTCTCTCTTCTTTTGGTGCGATGAATACAGATTTTGTATCCATCTGCGGAAGAGAAAGT includes:
- a CDS encoding RHS repeat-associated core domain-containing protein, giving the protein MQRRLREGWQRIPHSRSCGVLAWLTARSNSVQPDPMKQEQPWRGARPKKKRGYNNPSHPHAPSEIMEMGKPKARTYQYDGNGNPVYYEESKSFRSMVWDEENRLRGINDNGKLHLYTYDHTGERAVKSSGESSTVVTNGLTSAVITHMDDYTAYVNPYFVVQKGRFTKHYFEGSSRIVSKLGEGTFHHPNRGISAGGIDYIRQSAQMQEARDNYIRGLKIPPGPPTQHGIYASPEWTEQPYPSLGWQNIRQDQEPPEGWPRPPKFNEPGDVPGPPVQYGDPITPQTVKAGYGFIDNGIKEKNLYFYHPDHLGSSSYITDREGRITQHTEYIAFGEVLFEEHSTSKTMPYLFNGKELDSETGLYYYGARYYDPRVSLWLNVDPLAEEFYEWNPYAYTFNNPINFTDPTGMAPEDIRIRGANNSSVTIKTDLIDITVDASSLVGDLGGNYTLQGNDVLVAALDIVGIVDPTGVADIAAATLEAEQGNWGSAILSAAGVVPIVGDIGKVGKIAKHVKTIEKAIDITKAEQRAAKLSKIDRAGKDFTKAGKEAVIDLNKARNKGKTICEFCKKETIPAQKDIKGVKPPVNRTEVDHIKRKRDGGSGTPDNGQVLCRDCNQAKK